A window from Deinococcus aquiradiocola encodes these proteins:
- a CDS encoding glutathionylspermidine synthase family protein: protein MQRVTLPPRPDAAQALLNVGIDWATGGYWQEQAAYAFTDEEITRIEQAGQRLVDRLIETAGHSIEHGRLAELGIPAWLHPAIEASWNRRDESVYMRLDLAFDGHALHLLECNGQTPTSLIEASVAQWHWLEQQQALGHLPPGSDQYNRIHEALLEQWQHLQARGVTDVHFAAGDSREDWATVTYLRDLAVQAHVSTAALNVEDLGVSPERLTLVGLRGEEIRHLMWLWPFEFAWEDVAAEQLSRTRTRFIEPLWKAVLCSKGLLAHLHERYPDDENVLAASLKPGTLGGEVVRKPLYSREGQNVTIIGANADATPGHYGDLPVVEQRYTSLPSFPAADGSVRYPVIGLWVAGTEVCGMGVREAAGRITDDRASFVPHYLLPGQA, encoded by the coding sequence GTGCAGCGCGTCACGCTGCCGCCCCGGCCGGACGCGGCGCAGGCGCTGCTGAACGTCGGGATCGACTGGGCGACCGGGGGCTACTGGCAGGAGCAGGCCGCCTACGCCTTCACGGACGAGGAGATCACCCGGATCGAGCAGGCCGGGCAGCGACTGGTGGACCGCCTGATTGAAACGGCCGGTCACAGCATCGAGCACGGACGACTCGCGGAACTCGGCATTCCCGCCTGGCTGCATCCGGCCATCGAAGCGTCCTGGAATCGCCGTGACGAGAGCGTGTACATGCGGCTGGACCTCGCTTTCGACGGGCACGCCCTGCATCTGCTGGAATGCAACGGGCAGACCCCGACCTCGCTCATCGAGGCGAGCGTCGCGCAGTGGCACTGGCTGGAACAGCAGCAGGCCCTCGGGCACCTGCCGCCCGGCAGTGACCAGTACAACCGGATTCACGAGGCGCTGCTCGAACAGTGGCAGCACCTGCAGGCGCGCGGGGTGACGGACGTGCATTTCGCAGCTGGCGACAGCCGCGAAGACTGGGCGACCGTCACGTACCTGCGGGATCTCGCCGTGCAGGCGCACGTCAGCACGGCCGCACTGAACGTCGAAGACCTCGGCGTCAGCCCGGAACGGCTCACGCTGGTCGGCCTGCGTGGCGAGGAGATCCGGCACCTGATGTGGCTGTGGCCGTTCGAGTTCGCGTGGGAAGACGTGGCTGCCGAACAGCTCAGCCGCACCCGCACCCGTTTCATCGAGCCGCTCTGGAAGGCCGTGCTGTGCAGCAAGGGCCTGCTCGCCCACCTGCACGAGCGTTACCCGGACGACGAGAACGTCCTGGCAGCCAGCCTGAAACCCGGCACCCTCGGCGGTGAAGTGGTCCGCAAGCCGCTGTACTCCAGGGAAGGGCAGAACGTCACGATCATCGGCGCGAATGCCGACGCCACCCCCGGGCATTACGGGGACCTGCCGGTCGTCGAGCAGCGGTACACGTCCCTGCCGTCCTTCCCTGCCGCCGACGGGAGTGTGCGGTACCCCGTGATCGGCCTGTGGGTGGCGGGCACTGAGGTCTGCGGGATGGGCGTCCGGGAGGCGGCCGGGCGCATCACCGACGACCGGGCGAGCTTCGTGCCGCATTACCTGCTCCCGGGTCAGGCATGA
- a CDS encoding ion transporter yields MTVRPRLQARVFEVLDPDDRPAPIERALNLALSALIVLNVAGVVLGSVPAVERRFGAGLHLLELFSLGVFSVEYAGRVWTAPMKSGALPGWRGRLRWIFSVMGLIDLGVLLALALPGLGGLTAFRSLRLLKLVSILKFGRYSGSLSLIGRVLRSRREELLTTVLIVFVLVLIAATALFNLERGNKGFESIPAAMWWAIVTLTTVGYGDTYPLTGAGRAVAGFVMLLGIGIVALPAGLIASGFNEELQRRKTPGTGAPDQGHAPTPFCPHCGARRIPDQAPTEPFVTPDP; encoded by the coding sequence ATGACCGTCCGGCCGCGCCTGCAGGCCCGGGTTTTCGAGGTTCTCGACCCGGACGACCGCCCCGCCCCGATCGAACGGGCCCTGAACCTGGCGCTCAGCGCCCTGATCGTGCTGAACGTCGCTGGAGTGGTCCTGGGGTCCGTCCCGGCCGTCGAACGCCGCTTCGGCGCGGGTCTGCACCTGCTGGAACTTTTCAGCCTCGGGGTGTTCAGCGTGGAGTACGCCGGGCGCGTCTGGACCGCGCCGATGAAATCAGGGGCACTTCCCGGCTGGCGAGGGCGGCTGCGCTGGATCTTCAGCGTGATGGGCCTGATCGACCTGGGCGTCCTGCTCGCCCTGGCACTTCCCGGGTTGGGCGGACTCACGGCCTTCCGGAGTCTGCGGCTGCTGAAACTGGTCAGCATCCTGAAATTCGGGCGGTATTCCGGGTCGCTCAGCCTGATCGGGCGCGTGCTGCGCAGCCGACGCGAGGAGCTGCTCACCACGGTCCTGATCGTTTTCGTGCTCGTGCTGATCGCCGCGACGGCACTCTTCAACCTCGAACGCGGCAACAAGGGCTTCGAGTCGATTCCGGCCGCCATGTGGTGGGCCATCGTGACGCTCACGACCGTGGGGTACGGCGACACCTACCCGCTCACCGGGGCCGGACGGGCTGTGGCCGGCTTCGTGATGCTTCTCGGGATCGGCATCGTCGCCCTTCCGGCAGGCCTGATCGCTTCGGGCTTCAACGAGGAACTGCAGCGGCGCAAAACTCCGGGCACCGGCGCCCCGGACCAGGGACACGCCCCCACCCCCTTCTGTCCTCACTGCGGCGCACGCCGCATTCCTGATCAAGCTCCGACCGAACCGTTCGTCACGCCGGACCCTTGA
- a CDS encoding MerR family transcriptional regulator: MRGRLIISRFAVLTGLSPKTLRYYDEIGLLRPADVDDLNSYRYYSVTQIDRAVRIRRWRELGLPLEEIRDLIEHPARVRDVLSRHERRLGTEIEERQRALSVLRTYLQEDPMNYRTEQIPARQTLSIRTRLHPPHYEVIPEAMGELMTHVKARGYLVDRPSFFVHDNDDQGEGSLLEVCVPVVGNVEGDGRIEVRTFEGGRAFIGRFVGPYDKTGAAYYTVVEEALRRELTITGVTAEFHVKGFSDTPNPEEYETDIAFFLEEGGEDG, encoded by the coding sequence ATGCGAGGTCGCCTGATCATCTCCCGGTTCGCCGTCCTGACCGGTCTGTCTCCGAAGACCCTGCGGTACTACGACGAGATCGGCCTGCTGCGACCTGCGGACGTGGACGACCTCAACAGCTACCGGTACTACAGCGTCACGCAGATCGACCGGGCTGTCCGCATTCGTCGGTGGCGCGAACTGGGCCTGCCGCTCGAAGAGATCCGGGACCTGATCGAGCATCCGGCCCGCGTCAGGGACGTGCTCTCCCGGCACGAGCGGCGACTGGGCACTGAAATCGAGGAGCGTCAGCGGGCGCTTTCGGTGCTGCGCACCTACCTTCAGGAGGACCCGATGAACTACCGTACCGAACAGATTCCCGCCCGACAGACCCTGAGCATCCGCACGCGCCTCCACCCCCCTCACTATGAGGTCATTCCGGAGGCGATGGGGGAGCTGATGACGCACGTCAAGGCCAGAGGCTACCTGGTCGATCGCCCGAGTTTCTTCGTGCACGACAACGACGACCAGGGTGAGGGCAGTCTTCTGGAGGTCTGCGTTCCTGTCGTGGGGAACGTCGAGGGTGACGGCCGGATCGAGGTGAGGACGTTCGAGGGAGGACGGGCGTTCATCGGGCGGTTCGTCGGTCCTTACGACAAGACGGGGGCCGCGTACTACACGGTGGTCGAGGAGGCGTTGCGGCGTGAACTCACGATCACGGGCGTGACCGCCGAATTTCACGTCAAGGGCTTCTCGGATACCCCCAATCCCGAGGAGTACGAGACAGACATCGCGTTCTTTCTGGAGGAGGGGGGTGAAGACGGCTGA
- a CDS encoding cytochrome P450, with translation MTHHQIPVAPGLPLIGSLFPMIRDTEGFLAAQYRRLGPCFRVSVLNTSMVVLGGPTAAEVMAGNTGELDAWKVWEGMIREFGGRQVLTMLEGAEHQKYRAATRNGFARSRVLEQLPLVMNLTREALDRTNVSGHLKVVPFAQRLVADCIGTLTLGRKPGVHLADFMTYWHTQLAVQLVKSARPSALRRPAYLKARASARAFAQEVLGQDARAMTSTYVDDLRTLARTQPELMNDEELLFMMLIPYVAGLDTVVNVLSLSLYELYRRPEVLARVREEARPLVEAGLPAARLRELKVLHAVVLEVMRLYPIANNLLRYATRDFEVQGFPVRQGEQVLMALFASQWDPDLFRNPDQFDVDRFLDPRNEHRQKGAFQPYGSGAHTCLGAGMAEALLASILATVVTHGRFELYPKAFRMRPFHSANLSPDLRLTLRRLQ, from the coding sequence ATGACCCACCACCAGATTCCCGTGGCTCCCGGCCTGCCCCTGATCGGCAGTCTGTTCCCGATGATTCGGGACACCGAGGGCTTTCTCGCCGCGCAGTACCGCCGGTTGGGCCCGTGCTTCCGGGTCAGCGTGCTCAACACCTCCATGGTGGTGCTGGGTGGTCCCACGGCCGCTGAAGTGATGGCGGGCAACACCGGAGAACTCGATGCCTGGAAGGTCTGGGAGGGCATGATCCGCGAGTTCGGCGGGCGGCAGGTGCTGACCATGCTGGAGGGAGCCGAGCATCAGAAGTACCGGGCAGCGACCCGGAACGGTTTCGCCAGGAGCCGGGTGCTCGAACAGCTTCCGCTGGTGATGAACCTGACCAGGGAGGCGCTGGACCGCACGAACGTCAGTGGGCACCTGAAGGTGGTGCCGTTCGCGCAGCGGCTGGTGGCCGACTGTATCGGGACCCTGACCCTGGGCCGGAAGCCCGGAGTGCACCTGGCTGATTTCATGACGTACTGGCATACCCAGCTGGCGGTCCAGCTGGTCAAGTCGGCTCGCCCGTCGGCGCTTCGGCGGCCCGCCTACCTGAAGGCCCGGGCCAGTGCCCGCGCGTTCGCTCAGGAGGTGCTCGGTCAGGACGCACGGGCGATGACGTCCACCTACGTCGATGACCTGCGTACCCTGGCCCGGACCCAGCCGGAGCTCATGAACGACGAGGAGCTGCTGTTCATGATGCTGATCCCGTACGTGGCCGGGCTGGACACGGTGGTGAACGTGCTGTCGCTCAGCCTCTACGAACTGTACCGGCGTCCGGAGGTGCTCGCCCGAGTGCGGGAGGAGGCGCGCCCGCTGGTGGAGGCGGGCCTGCCTGCCGCCCGCCTGCGTGAGTTGAAGGTTCTGCACGCGGTGGTGCTGGAAGTCATGCGTCTCTACCCGATTGCCAACAATCTGCTGAGGTACGCCACCCGTGATTTCGAGGTCCAGGGGTTTCCGGTCCGGCAGGGCGAGCAGGTCCTGATGGCCCTGTTCGCGTCTCAGTGGGATCCGGACCTGTTCCGGAATCCCGATCAGTTTGACGTTGACCGTTTTCTCGATCCCCGGAACGAACACCGGCAGAAGGGGGCCTTCCAGCCGTACGGGTCGGGGGCGCACACCTGTCTGGGCGCGGGCATGGCAGAGGCGCTGCTGGCGTCGATCCTGGCGACGGTGGTGACGCACGGCCGCTTCGAGCTGTACCCGAAGGCCTTCAGGATGAGGCCCTTCCACTCGGCGAACCTCTCACCGGATCTGCGACTGACGCTGCGCCGACTTCAGTAG
- a CDS encoding MFS transporter, whose translation MPPALLALAVSAFAIGTTEFVVVGLLNTIAADLGVSVPSAGLLVSGYALGVAIGAPILTALTGRLPRKHLLLGLMTLFTGANIAAALSGNYALLMTARILSALAHGVFFSVGSTIAASLVPPEKRASTIATMFAGLTLATALGVPAGTWVGQHLGWRATFWIIAALGVVSLLATGALLPRTLPRGAATPLNTQARVLLHPRLLLVLGMTALGYGGTFVTFTYLGSVLETISGFSAGMVSVLLLVYGVAIAIGNIVGGRLADRDPVRALVGLFLAQAVVLLGFTFTAPHPALAVVTLFLMGALAFANVPGLQVYVVQLAQRYTPGGVDVASALNIAAFNLGIAVGALVGGLVVSSTLGLRATPWIGALFVTGGLLLTLLSARLDRHPHPSLQASD comes from the coding sequence ATGCCCCCAGCCCTCCTCGCCCTCGCCGTCAGCGCCTTCGCCATCGGCACGACCGAATTCGTCGTCGTCGGCCTGCTCAACACCATCGCCGCCGACCTCGGCGTCAGCGTCCCCAGCGCCGGCCTGCTCGTCAGCGGCTACGCCCTCGGCGTCGCCATCGGCGCCCCCATCCTGACGGCCCTCACCGGCCGCCTCCCCCGCAAGCACCTCCTGCTCGGCCTGATGACCCTCTTCACCGGCGCGAACATCGCCGCCGCCCTCTCCGGCAACTACGCGCTGCTCATGACGGCACGGATCCTCAGCGCCCTCGCGCATGGCGTGTTCTTCAGCGTCGGCAGCACCATCGCCGCCAGCCTCGTCCCACCCGAGAAACGCGCCAGCACCATCGCCACCATGTTCGCCGGCCTCACCCTCGCCACCGCCCTCGGCGTGCCCGCCGGCACCTGGGTCGGCCAGCACCTCGGATGGCGCGCCACCTTCTGGATCATCGCCGCACTCGGCGTCGTCTCACTGCTCGCCACCGGCGCCCTCCTCCCCCGCACCCTGCCGCGCGGCGCGGCCACCCCCCTCAACACACAGGCACGCGTCCTCCTGCACCCGCGCCTGCTGCTCGTCCTCGGCATGACCGCCCTCGGATACGGCGGCACCTTCGTCACCTTCACCTACCTCGGCAGCGTCCTCGAAACGATCAGCGGCTTCAGTGCCGGCATGGTCAGCGTCCTGCTGCTCGTGTACGGGGTCGCCATCGCCATCGGGAACATCGTGGGCGGCCGACTCGCCGACCGCGACCCCGTCCGCGCACTCGTGGGACTGTTCCTCGCGCAGGCCGTGGTGCTGCTCGGCTTCACCTTCACCGCGCCGCACCCGGCCCTCGCCGTCGTCACCCTGTTCCTGATGGGCGCCCTCGCCTTCGCCAACGTCCCGGGCCTGCAGGTGTACGTGGTGCAGCTCGCGCAGCGTTACACGCCCGGCGGAGTGGACGTCGCCAGCGCCCTGAACATCGCGGCGTTCAACCTCGGCATCGCCGTCGGTGCCCTGGTGGGCGGCCTCGTCGTCAGCAGCACCCTGGGCCTGCGCGCCACCCCCTGGATCGGCGCCCTCTTCGTCACGGGCGGTCTGCTGCTCACCCTGCTCAGCGCCCGCCTCGACCGCCACCCACACCCCAGCCTGCAGGCCAGCGACTGA
- a CDS encoding MarR family winged helix-turn-helix transcriptional regulator produces MTELEHRWQTLDRHWQTLNRALEQALQQHALSVSEYRVLVALEAKPDHHHRMQVLAELVGLSQSATTRLVTRLEAQDCGLLARYMCDTDRRGVYTEITAAGLQKLAAARTTVHATLERHRGELPPG; encoded by the coding sequence ATGACCGAACTCGAACACCGCTGGCAGACCCTCGACCGGCACTGGCAGACCCTCAACCGCGCCCTCGAACAGGCCCTTCAGCAGCACGCCCTCAGCGTCAGCGAGTACAGGGTGCTCGTCGCCCTCGAAGCCAAACCCGACCACCACCACCGGATGCAGGTCCTCGCCGAACTCGTCGGCCTCTCCCAGAGCGCGACCACCCGCCTCGTCACCCGCCTCGAAGCGCAGGACTGCGGCCTCCTCGCCCGCTACATGTGCGACACCGACCGCCGGGGCGTCTACACCGAGATCACCGCCGCCGGCCTGCAGAAACTCGCCGCGGCACGCACGACCGTCCACGCCACCCTCGAACGCCACCGAGGCGAGCTGCCCCCCGGCTGA
- a CDS encoding alpha-mannosidase, with protein sequence MTLSLAERRLRALEAQVQAIGAWRDRTWVTVDDWTFQAPGGPQAPLRVGDAWPARTAGTGPTAVTGPDGRDAPALLRGAARVPDALTGGMLVLELDVGGEALVTVSVDGEQVYRGGLNPYHRRLPLGTGVSAGASVTVEVQAVARGLFGSPVPRPHLEAARLSVPQADVEELALTLSVTASAARALQERDPEVTDALLNVTEGVLRRLDWPSGADAHLARLHALGGGEAFTQGIWRAPDPLPAASPLPEDALVRVRQALAELRAGLTHLRERFPARGQLALSGHAHLDLGWLWPVHETRRKAQRTLGTVLELMRADPDFVFNQSSAQLYAWLEHDDPQLFAQLRERVQEGRVEPVGGMWVEPDAQMTGGEAMARQLLYGQRYFRETFGRTCTVAWLPDTFGFTPALPQLLLQAGVTGFFTTKLNWNEETRFPHDLFHWEGLDGSRVVAHSVDNPGGHSPGLGGYNGDVQAGDLLGAWGNARGRALPAWEERAPESLFTFGYGDGGGGPTGEMLQRYRVLRDFPALPRLRMTRVDEFFARLPRAGLPVWRGELYLQLHRGTLTAQARVKRLNRQAEHRLMEAEALTAWSGEVGADVFASLWKAVLLNQFHDILPGSSIREVYDTALPELEGVVARAGQLVQAGQRAVQDRWTVANPQLWDRPLTAVLPDVAGDVTVTLNGERLPTQEVEGGLLVHADRHVVPACGQVTLVTEPATSDHPAPGHAHLTASLPEAAVRAALEGDRAVLSHRGLRAVIGPDGTLTHLTDLRQDREMLGTDGHRLLAYPDLPYAWEAWDVAHGLDETVDHANGRPLDGPCTVQVLQDGPLRATVRVRQAWRESVIVRDFTLHADRQRLDVQTRVDWHERRMLLRAVTHTTLHAHETWAETAMGAQARANHRNMPHDAAQFEVSAHRWLDLSEPGSGLSVLNDGRYGHSALHGTLALSVVRGPMWPDPEADLGPHEFTYALYPHAGDWRSAGTVREGLDLNSPLVVLPGERDAAPPLRVSGLPLVLSALKRAEDGDGVIVRVYEAHGERGRATLHLAGLTGACRVNLLEDPSGDNALEDGALDVTEGRVTFGVKPFEIVTLKVTRSS encoded by the coding sequence GTGACGCTCTCCCTCGCGGAGCGGCGCCTGCGGGCGCTGGAGGCGCAGGTGCAGGCGATCGGCGCGTGGCGGGACCGGACGTGGGTGACGGTGGACGACTGGACCTTCCAGGCGCCGGGCGGGCCGCAGGCACCGCTGCGGGTGGGGGACGCGTGGCCGGCACGCACGGCGGGCACCGGCCCGACTGCGGTCACCGGCCCGGACGGCCGGGACGCCCCCGCCTTGCTGCGGGGAGCGGCGCGCGTCCCGGACGCCCTGACGGGCGGGATGCTCGTGCTGGAGCTCGACGTGGGCGGCGAGGCGCTCGTGACGGTGAGCGTGGACGGCGAGCAGGTGTACCGGGGCGGCCTGAACCCCTACCATCGCCGCCTTCCGCTCGGGACGGGCGTCTCGGCGGGCGCTTCCGTGACGGTTGAGGTGCAGGCCGTGGCGCGCGGCCTGTTCGGGTCGCCCGTCCCGAGACCGCACCTGGAGGCGGCGCGCCTGAGCGTCCCGCAGGCGGACGTGGAGGAACTCGCGCTCACGCTCTCCGTCACGGCGTCCGCCGCGCGCGCCCTGCAGGAGCGTGATCCGGAGGTGACGGACGCGCTGCTGAACGTGACGGAGGGCGTGCTGCGCCGCCTGGACTGGCCGAGCGGCGCGGACGCGCACCTCGCGCGGCTGCACGCGCTGGGCGGCGGTGAAGCGTTCACGCAGGGCATCTGGCGGGCGCCGGACCCGCTGCCCGCCGCGTCTCCGCTGCCGGAAGACGCGCTCGTCCGGGTCCGGCAGGCCCTCGCGGAGCTGCGGGCCGGTCTGACCCACCTGCGGGAGAGGTTCCCGGCGCGCGGGCAGCTCGCGCTGAGCGGGCACGCGCACCTGGACCTGGGGTGGCTGTGGCCGGTGCACGAGACGCGCCGCAAGGCGCAGCGGACGCTCGGGACGGTGCTGGAACTCATGCGGGCCGACCCGGACTTCGTGTTCAACCAGTCGTCCGCGCAGCTGTACGCGTGGCTGGAGCACGACGACCCGCAGCTGTTCGCGCAGCTGCGGGAGCGCGTGCAGGAGGGGCGCGTGGAACCGGTGGGCGGCATGTGGGTCGAGCCGGACGCGCAGATGACGGGCGGCGAGGCCATGGCCCGGCAGCTCCTGTACGGCCAGCGGTACTTCCGGGAGACGTTCGGGCGCACCTGCACGGTCGCGTGGCTGCCCGACACCTTCGGCTTCACGCCCGCCCTGCCGCAACTGCTGCTGCAGGCGGGCGTGACGGGATTCTTCACCACGAAACTCAACTGGAACGAGGAGACGCGCTTCCCGCACGACCTGTTCCACTGGGAGGGCCTCGACGGGAGCCGCGTGGTGGCGCACAGCGTCGACAATCCCGGCGGGCACAGTCCCGGCCTGGGCGGGTACAACGGCGACGTGCAGGCGGGCGACCTGCTCGGCGCGTGGGGGAACGCGCGCGGACGCGCCCTGCCCGCGTGGGAGGAGCGCGCCCCGGAGAGCCTCTTCACCTTCGGGTACGGAGACGGTGGGGGCGGCCCGACCGGCGAGATGCTGCAGCGCTACCGGGTGCTGCGGGACTTCCCGGCGCTCCCCCGCCTGCGGATGACGCGGGTGGACGAGTTCTTCGCACGCCTGCCGCGCGCGGGGCTGCCGGTGTGGCGCGGGGAACTGTACCTGCAGCTGCACCGGGGCACGCTCACGGCCCAGGCGCGCGTGAAGCGGCTCAACCGGCAGGCGGAGCACCGCCTGATGGAGGCCGAAGCGCTCACCGCCTGGAGCGGCGAGGTGGGCGCGGACGTGTTCGCCTCGCTGTGGAAAGCCGTGCTGCTCAACCAGTTTCACGACATCCTGCCGGGCTCCAGCATCCGTGAGGTGTACGACACGGCCCTCCCCGAACTGGAGGGCGTCGTCGCGCGCGCCGGGCAGCTGGTGCAGGCCGGGCAGCGCGCTGTCCAGGACCGCTGGACGGTCGCGAACCCGCAGCTGTGGGACCGGCCCCTCACGGCCGTGCTGCCGGACGTGGCGGGCGACGTGACCGTCACGCTGAACGGTGAGCGCCTCCCCACGCAGGAGGTCGAGGGCGGCCTGCTCGTGCACGCGGACCGGCACGTGGTTCCCGCGTGCGGCCAGGTCACGCTCGTCACGGAACCCGCCACCTCTGACCACCCTGCCCCAGGCCACGCCCACCTCACGGCGAGCCTCCCGGAGGCGGCGGTGCGCGCCGCGCTGGAGGGCGACCGCGCGGTCCTCTCGCACCGGGGCCTGCGGGCCGTGATCGGGCCGGACGGGACGCTCACGCACCTGACGGACCTGCGGCAGGACCGCGAGATGCTCGGCACGGACGGGCACCGCCTGCTGGCGTACCCGGACCTGCCGTACGCCTGGGAGGCGTGGGACGTCGCGCACGGCCTCGACGAGACGGTAGACCACGCCAACGGCCGCCCGCTCGACGGTCCCTGCACCGTGCAGGTCCTGCAGGACGGCCCGCTGCGCGCCACGGTGCGCGTCCGTCAGGCGTGGCGGGAGAGCGTGATCGTGCGCGACTTCACGCTGCACGCGGACCGGCAGCGGCTGGACGTCCAGACCCGCGTGGACTGGCACGAGCGGCGCATGCTGCTGCGCGCCGTGACGCACACCACCCTGCACGCGCACGAGACGTGGGCGGAAACCGCGATGGGCGCGCAGGCCCGCGCGAACCACCGCAACATGCCGCACGACGCCGCGCAGTTCGAGGTGAGCGCCCACCGCTGGCTGGACCTCTCCGAACCCGGCTCGGGCCTGTCCGTGCTGAACGACGGCCGCTACGGGCACAGCGCCCTGCACGGCACGCTCGCGCTGAGCGTGGTGCGCGGCCCGATGTGGCCCGACCCGGAAGCGGACCTGGGACCGCACGAGTTCACGTACGCCCTCTACCCGCACGCGGGCGACTGGCGGTCGGCCGGAACGGTGCGGGAGGGCCTGGACCTCAACAGTCCGCTCGTCGTGCTGCCGGGCGAGCGGGACGCCGCGCCGCCGCTGCGCGTGTCGGGCCTGCCGCTCGTCCTGAGCGCCCTGAAACGCGCCGAGGACGGGGACGGCGTGATCGTGCGCGTGTATGAGGCGCACGGGGAGCGCGGTCGCGCCACCCTGCACCTCGCGGGCCTGACGGGCGCGTGCCGCGTGAACCTGCTCGAAGACCCTTCAGGCGACAATGCATTGGAGGACGGGGCGCTGGACGTGACGGAGGGCCGGGTGACCTTCGGGGTGAAGCCCTTCGAGATCGTCACGCTGAAGGTCACGCGGTCGTCCTGA
- a CDS encoding glycoside hydrolase family 125 protein, whose product MNRLQDARPPAAQPSVTPPRPAQPPVHNTPMPDARRALTPAMHATVARVRTALPHDPQLAQVFERCYPNTFQTTLEDLGDGRTFVVTGDIPAMWLRDSAAQVSPYLPLCAHDAEVRALVAGVIRQQAHLVLKDPYANAFNRHPGSEYSFDRPAPGPEVWERKFELDSLCAPVLLAWRYWRETGDADPLSALRPALDVILDVMTAEQDHAARSAYTFERPAEYCVLPTDTLPDAGRGAPCAVTGLIWSGFRPSDDACTYPYLIPANAMAVVALRRAADLARAVYGDPQLARRAAELAGSVQAGLEAHGTVEHPEFGRIWAYETDGLGHHVLMDDANVPSLLSLPYLGYCSPNDPLYLNTRNFVLSASNPHRHAGAHAAGVGSPHTPGRRVWPIALCMQALTAQPDDAGRAETWDLLRVLAGTTAGTDLMHESFDPDAPDVYSRPWFAWANSLLAETVLHAVDGGRSA is encoded by the coding sequence GTGAATCGACTTCAGGACGCCCGCCCGCCCGCCGCCCAGCCTTCCGTCACGCCGCCCCGGCCCGCTCAGCCGCCCGTCCACAACACGCCCATGCCGGACGCGCGGCGCGCCCTGACGCCCGCCATGCACGCCACTGTCGCCCGCGTCCGGACAGCGCTGCCGCACGACCCGCAGCTCGCGCAGGTGTTCGAACGCTGCTACCCGAACACCTTCCAGACGACGCTGGAGGACCTGGGGGACGGGCGGACCTTCGTGGTGACGGGCGACATTCCCGCCATGTGGCTGAGGGACTCGGCCGCGCAGGTCTCGCCGTACCTGCCGCTGTGCGCGCACGACGCGGAGGTGCGCGCCCTGGTGGCGGGCGTGATCCGGCAGCAGGCGCACCTCGTGCTGAAGGACCCGTACGCGAACGCCTTCAACCGGCACCCCGGCAGCGAGTACTCCTTCGACAGACCCGCGCCGGGCCCGGAGGTGTGGGAACGCAAGTTCGAGCTGGACAGCCTGTGCGCGCCGGTGCTGCTGGCCTGGCGGTACTGGCGGGAGACGGGCGACGCGGACCCGCTCTCGGCGCTGCGGCCCGCGCTGGACGTGATCCTGGACGTGATGACGGCCGAGCAGGACCACGCGGCCCGCAGCGCGTACACCTTCGAGCGGCCCGCCGAGTACTGCGTCCTGCCGACCGACACCCTCCCGGACGCGGGGCGGGGCGCGCCGTGCGCCGTGACGGGCCTGATCTGGTCCGGGTTCCGGCCGAGCGACGACGCGTGCACGTACCCGTACCTGATCCCCGCGAACGCGATGGCGGTGGTCGCGCTGCGGCGCGCGGCGGACCTCGCGCGGGCCGTGTACGGCGACCCGCAGCTCGCGCGGCGCGCGGCAGAACTCGCCGGCAGCGTGCAGGCGGGCCTGGAGGCGCACGGCACGGTGGAGCACCCGGAGTTCGGGCGGATCTGGGCGTACGAGACGGACGGCCTGGGGCATCATGTGCTGATGGACGACGCGAACGTGCCGAGCCTGCTGTCCCTCCCCTACCTCGGGTACTGCTCGCCGAACGACCCGCTGTACCTGAACACCCGGAACTTCGTGCTGAGCGCCAGTAACCCGCACCGGCACGCGGGAGCGCACGCGGCCGGTGTCGGCAGTCCGCACACGCCGGGCCGCCGGGTGTGGCCCATCGCGCTGTGCATGCAGGCCCTGACGGCGCAGCCGGACGACGCCGGGCGTGCCGAGACGTGGGACCTGCTGCGCGTGCTGGCGGGCACGACCGCCGGGACCGACCTGATGCACGAGTCCTTCGACCCGGACGCGCCGGACGTGTACTCGCGCCCGTGGTTCGCGTGGGCGAACAGCCTGCTCGCCGAGACGGTCCTGCACGCCGTGGACGGCGGGAGGAGCGCGTGA